ttataagaaaaataatagcaAAGAGGTATATATTGATCaaagtaaacaaaataaatacataaataaaaataaagaagaccAACCTGATCAGATTAGGTTTTCATCTTGACAATACATGAGTCTTCTTGGTTTCCCCTATGACCTCACCTGAGTTACTTAAAGTACATTTGTTGCCTTCTAATTATCATCACATTTTTTTCCCTACTGGTGGCACGTCTGAAAATTTCAAAGCCTTGTATGTGTATTTACGATGAGTCTTTCTTAGTCTTGTTCCCTGAATTATCACCACCACACAAAATAAGCATTTCCAGCAATTGAGAACTGATATAATCaagcttaaaaaaaaaaagagaattgaTATAGTccaatttgaaaatattaaaattagtgacttgttttttttatcacctGGTATGTAGTTTTGGTCAATATCTTAAAAGCAACAGAGGAAAAAGCAATAATTAGattagaagagaagagaaaaaaggttatgaaaaaataatttaacatcATGCAAATTAGGAATTGAGCTTGAAGAGGTTGATGTTTTTAGAGTTACTAACATGGGCTTTTCAGCCAACTTGGAGTACGCTCACCTTACCCGTCcatttcaacaaaaaataattcttAATATATTGAGAGGATTTTTGAAAACTATTGTTGTGCCACCATTACGCCAGAAATTCTGTTGATATGGATCAAAAATTGTAGATTCGATATTGTGTATGCGCCAGTAAAAGTCTTTGATCATCTACATGTATAAAAGTTTACATTTCCACGTCACATTTTGTAAAGGGTTAGAAGCTGTTACACAGAATTTAAGAATTAAAAATTTCTGAAAGCAATAGAGATAAAGTTAAGTGTAGGAGAAAGAGATCAACGATTCCAAAATGGTGAGATTGCAGGTTTAGTGTGAGAatttgtaagattttttttaaaattttataaaaatatcagtTAAACGATAAATAGACAAActgttttgcaattttttttttgcctttttttttataatttttttaaacatttcctATGTGTCAGAATTTGAttgtgatttagtatataaaggattTAGCTAATGCTAACactaatttgttttttcaacaTGCAGGTTTAATGTTTATCAAAGCTTAGGCAAAAGGAAAAAGATTTACTGTTATAAGCCAATggtaacttgtttttttttataaagcgaataaaacataaacaccacacaaaaaaaaatagaaaataaaacaatgttATAAGACGTATCACAAAGACACAAACTCACTTTTTAACGGTTATGCCATATTGttgcagaacaaaaaaaaaacggttaTGCCATATTAAAccgttataaaatataatataaaatataaactaacgTCTACTGATTATATTTACatcgttttaaaattaaactaaaaattaataaaatattattctctATTATTGGAAACCTGAAAAGTTACAGGCTTCCACGATTCTAGTTTCATTATGCTAACCAAGATGTGCAGTACATTCATCATCACACTCCAAAACGATTTTAAAAACTAGAGTACGTAATATAACAACTTTTCGCTAGTGATAACCAATTGGAGCTGCTGCTTCTCTCAATTCCTTTCCTTGATTACGAATGTCCTGCGAAATAATAACTCAACATGCAATATTAACagctcacaacacacaactctaACTGAAAAAAATCACATACTACTAATCGATATAGTTCTCAAGATAAAACTGCAAAAAAAATGGTTCGTGTGTGTCTACTACACTACACTTACGGAAGCAAAATGGTTGACATCTCGATGATGAGCTTCATCAGCACGAATCACAGTGACAACATCCTTCAACGTAGCATCCTCCGGCAACCTCCAATAATCAATTGCAATCGCCGGCGCCTTAACGTTCTCGATTTTCCCATCATCTATGTCTTTAAGAAACTCCGTGTAAGAATGTATAGCTTCTTCTTCCAAGTATCCAACGATACGATGAGCCAACCGCGGCGAAACCACGTAGCAAGTGAAGAAAGAGCTGAAGAAAACGCCTTGAACGAGTATCACTAGAAGACGCTCGTACCATTTGGGTTTGACTAACTCCATCATCGTCATTAGATGCATCCTCTCATTCTCTGCTTCTTCTAGCAACGCTTTGATCCAACCTCCGCTGTGTTCGAATCTTCGGATTGATTTTAGGTGGAGGAGCATTCCTCCTACCATTCCCGGTACTGCTGCTACCGTCTCTAGCATCATTGCTCTGCATCCGTAACGTCTCTGAGGACAAAATAGTAAAGTTTTGTAAGAAGATTTGAACGTGAAATGGTCTATACAAAACGCATGCATGAATATTATGTCATGCGAGGATCATGCCTGAAAGAATATGTCGGTGGGAACACGGAGGATCTTGACTATCACGTACGCGATTTTGTCGGCCATATTCTCTGGAACGTGGTGCTTCTTAAAATCTATCGTTAAGTCTGCTTGATGTGTCTCCCACGGCTGTTCCAATACATTATTTTAGATGCTTAATATCATTTCTACGAAACTCGAGATATATATAGCTATATAACTAAACAGATATGAAAATTTGATTTCACAAATAATTTACTAAAAGCTCATTTTctctttaatgaaattttttttatgcttgtcaaaatatatattatcacatcattgtcaaaatatatttaaacacaaTTCTAAAATTTTTGTGAGATTAAACTTACCATAAAACAGTTCCAAGGCCATTTGGACCCATCTTTGCGAGCAATTTTCATCTTGGCCGTCTCTATTCCCCAATAACTCGGAACCGCCACAGATCCACCGCCGTCTTGATCTTTCTTCACCTTATCGATCCTCGGcttttcatctttcttctcGGTAGCCGACGCAGAACACATCCTCCTCCACCTCATGTTGAAATCTCCTATCAAGTATACTGTTCAAGATTTAGAATGCATAAATCATAATCTACGTATATATTGCTGGATCCTATATTTTCTAAGCTTGTCGAGAATCCTCTACAAACGCACACCTTGGACATGCTCAGAACGGATATTAAAATCGACAAAACCGCCGCACCAGTCATGAACTGGCATTGGTTTCTTTGTGTCTTCCCCATTTTTAACAGCGGAAACACACCTCATGAACATGTTACGATTCACTCTGCTGTGTACAAGCAGAGCTCGTAAACCTGTCCTCGCAGCTAGTTGACTCATGACTCGATACACACACTCGTTTCAGATCATATGGTCTAATGGATTTGGATATTATTCACTTCTCGGTAAGTCTTGCAGATGTTAGGAGAAAGGAGAAAATGTGACAGCAGCTGTGTTCGCGGCAAGTGCTGCTAAGTACACGTGGTTCGAGTCTAACCGTTGTTTCatactaaaaatatttcttctAACGGTCGTGATTTGATCATTTGAGTAGTGCAAGCAAGCGTAGGTGAATACACTAACCAGGGTGCTTAAGTGGGGTGCTTAAtaatttttggatttaaaacaaaaaaaaatatcctaaaaaataaaaaatgctacTTGAGGGGTACTTAATTAAGCTGTCGAATAAGTGGTGCTTGAGGGGTGCTTAATCATTTATTAGTAAAAAATTGA
This genomic stretch from Brassica napus cultivar Da-Ae chromosome C9, Da-Ae, whole genome shotgun sequence harbors:
- the LOC106356141 gene encoding ubiquinol oxidase 2, mitochondrial-like isoform X1 gives rise to the protein MSQLAARTGLRALLVHSRVNRNMFMRCVSAVKNGEDTKKPMPVHDWCGGFVDFNIRSEHVQVYLIGDFNMRWRRMCSASATEKKDEKPRIDKVKKDQDGGGSVAVPSYWGIETAKMKIARKDGSKWPWNCFMPWETHQADLTIDFKKHHVPENMADKIAYVIVKILRVPTDIFFQRRYGCRAMMLETVAAVPGMVGGMLLHLKSIRRFEHSGGWIKALLEEAENERMHLMTMMELVKPKWYERLLVILVQGVFFSSFFTCYVVSPRLAHRIVGYLEEEAIHSYTEFLKDIDDGKIENVKAPAIAIDYWRLPEDATLKDVVTVIRADEAHHRDVNHFASDIRNQGKELREAAAPIGYH
- the LOC106356141 gene encoding ubiquinol oxidase 2, mitochondrial-like isoform X2, with the translated sequence MSQLAARTGLRALLVHSRVNRNMFMRCVSAVKNGEDTKKPMPVHDWCGGFVDFNIRSEHVQGDFNMRWRRMCSASATEKKDEKPRIDKVKKDQDGGGSVAVPSYWGIETAKMKIARKDGSKWPWNCFMPWETHQADLTIDFKKHHVPENMADKIAYVIVKILRVPTDIFFQRRYGCRAMMLETVAAVPGMVGGMLLHLKSIRRFEHSGGWIKALLEEAENERMHLMTMMELVKPKWYERLLVILVQGVFFSSFFTCYVVSPRLAHRIVGYLEEEAIHSYTEFLKDIDDGKIENVKAPAIAIDYWRLPEDATLKDVVTVIRADEAHHRDVNHFASDIRNQGKELREAAAPIGYH